The following nucleotide sequence is from Catonella massiliensis.
AAAAGAAAAGCGAGGTGATGATTGGTGAATGAAGATCCTTTTAAGGAATATATTAAGGAGTCAGAGCCGAATAAGCGGGACAAAGGCTATGCATGGCATACGGCTATTGGTCTGCAGGCAGTTGACGGACTTAAAACATCAGAATACTTGGTGCATACTGCCGTTCGGAATATCGAAGGCGAGATTTCCTTTGAGGAAGCGAATGCCCTCTTGCAGAGCTATTATGAAGAGAATCCCGTCAGCGATACAGACAATCGCACCGAGGAAGCTGACAAGGTTTCGGCAAGAATCGCAGCACTTCTTTCAGAGAAGGCGTTCAGTTTTACACCGAATGAGTACATTTCCATCCACCGGAAGCTCTTCACTGGGATTTATTCCCATGCATGATGTATCAGGGATTATAACATCACGAAAAAAGAATGGGTGCTTGACGGTGCTACAGTGCTTTACGGCAGTGCAACAGAGTTGAAAGCAACACTGGATTACGATTTTTTCGAAGAAAAAAAGTTCTCTTACAAGAATCTTTCGATGGATGAAATCATACATCATATTGCGGTGTTCATATCCAGACTGTGGCAAATTCATGTCTTTGGTGAAGGCAACACCAGAACGACTGCGGTGTTCTTTATCAAGTACCTACGCACTCTCGGTTTTGACGTAACAAATGACATATTCGCTGAGAATGCGTGGTATTTCCGCAATGCGCTTGTCAGGGCAAACTATAATGACTTAAAAAACGGTATACATGAAACTACGGAGTTTTTGGAGCTGTTCTTGAGAAACCTTCTTCTGAATGAGAATCATCCGCTTCATAACAGGAGGTTACATATCAGTGGCACTTTTAAGGGATCAGAAAAACCGTACATTGGAACTGCAAAACCGTACATTGGAACTGCAAAACCGGACATTGAGGCTGTGAAAATGGACATTGAGAAAAAATTCCAGTCGAAAACCTTGAGCCATATTCTGAAACTTCGTGAGGCATTTACTAATCAGGATATCTTTGGACGTTCAGATGTGATGAGAGTAATTGCTATAAAATCTTCAAGGGCATCTGAACTGCTGGCGGAGTTGGTTGAGAAGAATATTATCGAACCAGTATACGGACACGGAAAAGGGAAGTACAGATTCAAGGTGAATAAGGGCTGAGGCAAATGGAGTGAAACCGCAGGGAATAGGGAAAGAATAGTGAAACTACTGAAGAAAATGCAGGAAAAACAGAAATAGGTCAACAAGTTACGAGGGGGAGCATATGAGTAATGTTGTTTTAGCAAAATACTTTGATAGGATTAAGGCTGCTTACGAAGTAAGTGCATTTACAGAAGGGATCTGTCCTGAAACAGAAGATAGAATAATACAGTTTGAAGCAAAATATGCATCTATTCCGACAGAATACCGCTGGCTGCTACTTAACTTAGGTGGCTGCTATTTGGCAGAACCTTGGATTTTCGGCTTGAAAGAGCTAGAGGAGAACTATGAGGCATACGAGGAGTATATGAGTGAATGTGAACACGGCCCTGCGTTTCCTTTCGGAGGGTTAGGCGATGGAAGTATCGTATTTATAGACTTGGAAAGCGGTAAAGTGCGTGGATATAACAATGACTATGCTGACCTTGAGGAAATTGCAGAGAGTTTTTCATCACTTATTTTAGAGCTGGTAGAACAGGTAGAAAGCTTTTCCTGATACAATATAAACAGGCAGTTTTTACACTATACAGCTAAAATTTGAGGGAAAAGATTGAAAATGAAAAGTAGAGGGTATCCATTCCCTTAATCGCATGACAAACAAGCCATCTTTCGGTGGCTGCTTTAAAAATTGAATATTAAAAGTTAAGGCTATGCAGTTGCTGACTTGATTTTATAACCTTGATTTCTTGCGATGATAATTGCCTGTTCTACCGTGATTTCCCGGTCAACAGGAGGCAAATCGGATTTCCGATAAAGTTCCGCATTATAGGTTTCACCATTCTTCAGCATATGATATAATGCAGTCAGAAGCATTCTTGCAATGGCAATGATTGCTTTCTTGTGACCGCGACGCTTTTTGAGACGGAGATAGCGGTTGCGAATTTCCGGATGCTTTTTGCTGGTAACAACAGCATTTGCACACTGGACCAGTAAAGGTTTGATATAGCATCCGGCCTTGGAAACCCGGACAGATTTTTTCTTCCCTGCACTTTCATTGTTGGTCGGAGTAAGACCGGCCCATGAGCATAAGTGTTTCGCCGAAGGAAAAGCCTCCATGTTGGTACCGATTTCGGAAATGATTCCGATGGTAGTAAAGTCGCTACGGATACCGGGAGCGGTTTGGAGAATGGCAAGTTCCTGCTGATAGGGAGCGGCGAGCGCAAGAATGAGTTCTTCAAGCTCTGCTTTCCGGGATTCCAAGCTTTCATAATGAGCTTTGATTACCTTAAGTTTGCCGGCTTGTTCCAGAGTGATATAACCGTCAATAGCGTCACGGAGTTCAGGAAGTTTCTTTTTCAAACTTTTGTAAACAAGGGGTTCAAGGTCAAAAGAGGTATCTGCGGGATTTTCCAAAAGTTTATCCAGTATCGCCTGAGCAGATTTGCCGAAGGTGTCCGAAACAACGTTTCCCAACTGGATATTGGAAACCGTGAGACAGTTCTGCAAACGATTCTTTTCGCTTGATTGAAAGCAGGTCAGTTTGAAACGGTAACGCATAAGGTCACGGAGCTGACGGATGTCAGCGGGCGGCATAAAGCTACCGGCAACAAGATCATGCTTGAACAGGTCAGCAATCCATTTGGCATCTTTCTTGTCAGTTTTCTTTCCACGGATAGCCTTAACATATTTGGGATGAGCAAGGACAATCGAACAGTCATTTTCTAAGATATTATAAACAGGAATCCAATATTTACCGGTGGATTCCATACAGACATCCTTGCAATTCCGTTTGAGTAGCCATTGTAACAAAGTTTTCAGACCGCTCGTGTAGGTAGAAAACCGGTGGCTCTCATAAGAAGTGACACCTTTATCGTTCGTAGAAGCGATACAGGCAACTACAAAAGTTTTGTGGACATCAATACCACAACAGATTTTGTACACGATTTTTAAAGCCATAGGGACTCCTTTCAGAATCAGAAGATTCATTAGAGATTATAGGGAGAGACGGCATTGACTGAACGCCTAAGCCATAAACGAGATTGTTTATACAAAGATAAGATTACGTGTTCAACGACACACTTATTTGTGCTTGAAAAGGCGTACTACACATATAAATATGAGGTCATCCGGCAAGCCGGACAGCCCACTCACCTCCCCGCGATTTGTAGTATACCGAGTTCCCTACAAGAAGAATTATAAATAAAAAATAGGCTCAAGGAAACATTTTCATAACGTTTTGTGCCTTGAGCAAAGCGAAAGGAATGGAAATAAATATGAAAGTCAATATGAATGTTATTGTTGGCGGAACGGATGATGAGTTAAATAGTATATTATCTGCTGCAAGAACAATAAGAAAAGAAATGAAATCTTTATTTGAAAGCTTTGAGATAGAGGCATTGCAGAAGATGGATATTTGCGTTTGCCTTAGTGGAAATATATCAAAATATTATTCAGAGTCTGGAATTTATCAGGCAAGTTATTATCTTAAAACTAAGAAATTTATTGTATATGTTCATTTTTGTTCTAATGAGTGGAATTCTGGTAAGAAAGAAAATGTAAGTAAGTTTCTTAAAATGTATAATGACTATCTTTTGGAGCTTTCGGATATCATTAAGAAGAAAATGGCAAAGCATAAGTTGGATTTTGATAGTAAATGCTATGAAGATATAATTAGAAGAGTGTTTGAAAATGTGGAAGAATATGCTTGATAATTAAATCATAAATTTGTAAAGGAGAAGTGCTTTAATGAGTGAAAATATCGTTACTGACTTAAAACAAAGCTTGATTCAACTAATTGAACATTTACGCAATGAAAACATCATTAAAAATGTTAGCGTAGAGGATTTGAAATGTCAGACTTTTAACAGCCTTGTGATTTTATTAAGAGATACACTAGGGGAAGAATATCCTAATACAAAGCTAAAACCAATTATGAAAAGTGTTCATTATGCGAACAATTTTAGTGATTTATCTCTGAAGGAAAGTGCTTTTGTACTTGACGAGATTGAGCAGTATCTCTGTGTCAATAAATTTCTCAATCACGATAAATCAGTTAAATATTTTAATAAGAGAATTACAGCCAAGGGATTTGAAATAAATCAGGAAAATTTGTTTTTGGTTATGATAGAAAGTTTGTTATATTGCAAAGCAATTTGAGAAATAGGTTAAACAAAACGGAGTGTATTAAGTGCATGGAATGTGTTATGAATTGGGCGAAGAAGGATATTTATGCAGGAAATGAAAATAATTCAAACATCACAAGAGTATATAACTTTCAAAGAACAAGAGAAATTTAGTCTATTTCTATTTGGTTCAGAAAAGTGCATCCCTTGCAAAGCTTTAAAGGAGAAAATTAGAGCTTGGAATGAGTCTCATCCACAGGTATTTTGTGGCTATGTGCCGTTGGAGGAGAATATTTCGCTTGCAGCACAGGAAAATATCTTGGGAGCACCCGCAGTACTCGCTTTTGTTGGAGGAAAGGAGGCAATACGAAAGGCAGGATATTTTAGCTTGGAAGAAGTGTTTTCCTCTATGGACCGATACATATCCTGTAGTGCTTGAGCATCTGAGAAAATAGAATGTAGAAAATGCCTATTCGTTGCATAACTTGGGCTTGTTTGTGATACTATCGGTGTGGTTGTAAAGAGAGGCCGAACTGATGAAGGATGTTGTAAAGACATTGCATGATAATGATGGAATCCTCACAATGAGCATATATGACTTCTTACTAAATGAGAATAGCCTGGAACTATAAAAAGGAAAAGAGGTAGTGTTTATGCAAATAAAAAAATATCTATTGCCTATTATTATGCTTTCGATATTTGAAACAGTGGCAGTAGTGCTGTGGCTGACGAAAGATAACCTCTTTTATCTGTTTAACTTTAGCTACATAGGACTGTCCATATCGCTAGGTATTTTTTTGTTTATCAGAAAATACAAGCATGCTAGGCGTATAGTCCAGTTGTTGGTAGGTCTTTATATGCTTGTTTATCTTGGACTTATTTGTAACGAGAATATGCAGATAGAGGGATTCTGGTACTACCTGTTTACAGGCGTATTTGAGGCAGCAACTATTCACTATGCGGTAGCAAAGATATTTGGGCCGCTGCTTTTTGGAAGAGGATGGTGCGGATATGCCTGTTGGACGGCTATGGTTCTGGATTTTCTTCCTTACAAGATACCTAAAAACCCAAGAAAGAACATTGGGTGGATTAGGTACATAACCTTTGCAGCATCTTTTATTTTTGTGGCAGCGTTGTTTCTTGCTAAGGTCGGAAACATAGAACGCATCATGTTCTGGGCCTTTATCATTGGGAACATTGTATACTATGCAGTAGGGATAGCACTGGCATTTGCCTTTAAGGACAACAGGGCATTTTGTAAGTATATTTGCCCAATCACAGTGTTCCTTAAACCGATGACTTACTTCTCTTTGATGCGTATAACCTGTAATAAAGAAAAGTGCATCAATTGCGGAAAATGTAAAAGGGTATGTCCAATGAATGTGGACGTTACGGACAATTCGAGAAATAGGTTAAACGGAACGGAGTGTATTAAGTGCATGGAATGTGTTATGAATTGCCCGAAGGGGGCACTTTAAACTCATTAAAATAATCCCTTGACAATAAAATGCCGTAATGATAACATTAATTATTTTTACGAGATAAGACGTTTAATTTTATTATGAAAGGAATTAGTAATTATGAAAACTTATCGTGATTTTGATAACTACCTAAAGAACTTTCCTGATGAAAAGGGATATTTCGGGGAATACGGAGGAATGATATTACCTCCTGAACTAGTTCCTGCTTTTAAGGACATTACCGAGGCGTATGCGGAGATTTGCAATAATGCACGTTTTATTAATGAATTAAGACGTATCAGAAAAGAATTTCAAGGCAGACCTACCCCTGTTTATCACTGTGAACGCTTATCTTCATTGCTAGGAAAATGTCAGATATATCTTAAAAGAGAAGACCTTAACCATACCGGCGCACATAAGATAAATCACTGTATGGGTGAAGGTTTGCTCGCCAAATTCTTAGGCAAGAAAAAGCTCATAGCTGAAACAGGTGCAGGACAGCATGGAGTTGCACTTGCAACTGCTGCGGCATACTTTGGTCTTGAATGTGATATTTACATGGGAGAAGTTGATATAGCAAAGCAGCATCCTAATGTAATAAGGATGAAAATGCTTGGAGCCAATGTAATCCCTGCAACCCACGGACTTAAGACGCTTAAAGAGGCTGTGGATGCTGCATTTGAAGCATATCTTAAAGAATATAAGGATGCAATATACTGCATAGGCTCTGCTGTAGGACCTCATCCATTTCCTATGATTGTTCGTGATTTTCAGTCAATTGTAGGCATCGAAGCGAAGGATCAGTTTAAGGAAATGACAGGCAATCTACCTGATGTTGTTTGTGCATCAGTTGGAGGAGGCTCCAATGCCATAGGAATGTTTGAAGCGTTTCTTCCTGAACCTGTTGATATTGTTGGTGTAGAACCACTAGGAAGAGGAAGTGGCGTAGGAGACCATGCTGCAAGTATGACCTTTGGTAAAAAGGGAATTCTTCACGGCTTTGAAAGCCTGCTCTTACAGGATGAAAATGGGGAGCCACTGCCTGTATACTCTATAGCAAGCGGACTTGATTATCCGTCTGTAGGTCCTGAACACGCATATTTGAAAGATTGTGGAAGAGTAAAGTACGAAGCCGTAACTGATGATGAGGCTATGCAGGCATTTTTCTTGCTCTCACGTTATGAAGGTATCATTCCTGCAATAGAGAGCTCACATGCTTTGGCGTATGCAATTAAGCATGCTAAAAATCAGAACTCAGGTACAATACTTGTCAATCTTTCAGGTCGAGGAGATAAGGATATCGACTATGTATATGAGAAATACGGTACAGGTGAGCAGTTCTTAAAAGAGTTTAAAAAATAAAAAATAATTTTTCACACAATAAGCTAAGGAATTTTATTCTGCATAGTAGGGGTGCAAAACACCTCTACTATTTTTTTTAAAATCATGGTATTGATTACTGTATGAACAATTTCCGAAACAACCTTGAAGATTAAGAAAAGATATGGTATTATGTTAGTATTAACTAACTACATTTTAAATCAGTCGTTCGCTAATTTAGTCTGTTCTAAGAACTTA
It contains:
- the trpB gene encoding tryptophan synthase subunit beta — translated: MKTYRDFDNYLKNFPDEKGYFGEYGGMILPPELVPAFKDITEAYAEICNNARFINELRRIRKEFQGRPTPVYHCERLSSLLGKCQIYLKREDLNHTGAHKINHCMGEGLLAKFLGKKKLIAETGAGQHGVALATAAAYFGLECDIYMGEVDIAKQHPNVIRMKMLGANVIPATHGLKTLKEAVDAAFEAYLKEYKDAIYCIGSAVGPHPFPMIVRDFQSIVGIEAKDQFKEMTGNLPDVVCASVGGGSNAIGMFEAFLPEPVDIVGVEPLGRGSGVGDHAASMTFGKKGILHGFESLLLQDENGEPLPVYSIASGLDYPSVGPEHAYLKDCGRVKYEAVTDDEAMQAFFLLSRYEGIIPAIESSHALAYAIKHAKNQNSGTILVNLSGRGDKDIDYVYEKYGTGEQFLKEFKK
- a CDS encoding 4Fe-4S binding protein, whose protein sequence is MQIKKYLLPIIMLSIFETVAVVLWLTKDNLFYLFNFSYIGLSISLGIFLFIRKYKHARRIVQLLVGLYMLVYLGLICNENMQIEGFWYYLFTGVFEAATIHYAVAKIFGPLLFGRGWCGYACWTAMVLDFLPYKIPKNPRKNIGWIRYITFAASFIFVAALFLAKVGNIERIMFWAFIIGNIVYYAVGIALAFAFKDNRAFCKYICPITVFLKPMTYFSLMRITCNKEKCINCGKCKRVCPMNVDVTDNSRNRLNGTECIKCMECVMNCPKGAL
- a CDS encoding SMI1/KNR4 family protein, which translates into the protein MSNVVLAKYFDRIKAAYEVSAFTEGICPETEDRIIQFEAKYASIPTEYRWLLLNLGGCYLAEPWIFGLKELEENYEAYEEYMSECEHGPAFPFGGLGDGSIVFIDLESGKVRGYNNDYADLEEIAESFSSLILELVEQVESFS
- a CDS encoding Imm12 family immunity protein codes for the protein MKVNMNVIVGGTDDELNSILSAARTIRKEMKSLFESFEIEALQKMDICVCLSGNISKYYSESGIYQASYYLKTKKFIVYVHFCSNEWNSGKKENVSKFLKMYNDYLLELSDIIKKKMAKHKLDFDSKCYEDIIRRVFENVEEYA
- a CDS encoding IS110 family RNA-guided transposase, whose product is MALKIVYKICCGIDVHKTFVVACIASTNDKGVTSYESHRFSTYTSGLKTLLQWLLKRNCKDVCMESTGKYWIPVYNILENDCSIVLAHPKYVKAIRGKKTDKKDAKWIADLFKHDLVAGSFMPPADIRQLRDLMRYRFKLTCFQSSEKNRLQNCLTVSNIQLGNVVSDTFGKSAQAILDKLLENPADTSFDLEPLVYKSLKKKLPELRDAIDGYITLEQAGKLKVIKAHYESLESRKAELEELILALAAPYQQELAILQTAPGIRSDFTTIGIISEIGTNMEAFPSAKHLCSWAGLTPTNNESAGKKKSVRVSKAGCYIKPLLVQCANAVVTSKKHPEIRNRYLRLKKRRGHKKAIIAIARMLLTALYHMLKNGETYNAELYRKSDLPPVDREITVEQAIIIARNQGYKIKSATA
- a CDS encoding thioredoxin family protein → MQEMKIIQTSQEYITFKEQEKFSLFLFGSEKCIPCKALKEKIRAWNESHPQVFCGYVPLEENISLAAQENILGAPAVLAFVGGKEAIRKAGYFSLEEVFSSMDRYISCSA